A window of Candidatus Deferrimicrobiaceae bacterium contains these coding sequences:
- a CDS encoding DoxX family protein, producing the protein MLKKLLSTTDNYADTVARLALGIVFFGHGAQKVLGWYGGYGLSGTYGFFTAKMGIPAPFAVLAIAAEFLGALGLIFGCLSRVAAFGIFCVMAVAVATVHSHVGFFMNWSSIYPAGTEGFEYHILAIGLAIVVMIRGAGPLSIDGALSGTR; encoded by the coding sequence ATGCTGAAAAAATTGCTTTCGACGACCGACAATTACGCGGATACCGTCGCCCGGCTCGCGCTCGGGATCGTTTTCTTCGGACACGGCGCGCAGAAGGTGCTCGGCTGGTACGGCGGGTACGGCTTATCGGGAACCTACGGTTTCTTCACCGCCAAGATGGGGATTCCCGCTCCCTTCGCGGTTCTGGCGATCGCCGCCGAGTTCCTCGGCGCGCTGGGGCTGATCTTCGGCTGCCTGAGCCGCGTGGCGGCGTTCGGGATCTTCTGCGTCATGGCGGTCGCCGTCGCGACGGTCCACTCGCACGTCGGCTTCTTCATGAACTGGTCCTCGATCTACCCGGCGGGGACGGAAGGTTTCGAGTATCACATTCTCGCGATCGGGTTGGCCATCGTCGTCATGATCCGC
- a CDS encoding hemerythrin domain-containing protein, translated as MKPTDELKEEHRGVEVMLRIIDRLCGRMTAGQAVPVQHLEQILEFLKVFVDTCHHGKEEEQLFPAMEAAGVPREGGPIGQMLFEHEQGRAFVRAMSAAAREYAGGAASGGVAFAAQARDYIGLLTGHIGKEDNVLYPLADQLLSPETQAGLSAAFARIEEERVGHGRHDAFHAMMHRLAEEYAA; from the coding sequence ATGAAGCCTACGGACGAGCTGAAGGAAGAGCATCGCGGCGTCGAGGTCATGCTGCGGATCATCGACCGGCTGTGCGGCAGGATGACGGCGGGGCAGGCGGTCCCCGTGCAGCACCTCGAGCAGATCCTCGAATTCCTCAAGGTGTTCGTCGACACCTGCCATCACGGGAAGGAGGAGGAGCAGCTGTTCCCCGCGATGGAGGCGGCCGGCGTGCCCCGGGAGGGCGGGCCGATCGGGCAGATGCTGTTCGAGCACGAGCAGGGGCGGGCGTTCGTCCGGGCGATGTCCGCCGCCGCCCGGGAATATGCGGGAGGAGCAGCGAGCGGGGGCGTCGCGTTCGCCGCGCAAGCCCGGGACTACATCGGGCTGCTGACGGGCCACATCGGCAAGGAGGACAACGTGCTCTACCCGCTCGCCGACCAGCTCCTGTCACCGGAGACGCAGGCGGGGCTGTCCGCCGCCTTCGCGCGGATCGAGGAGGAGCGGGTCGGGCACGGGCGCCACGATGCCTTCCACGCGATGATGCACCGGCTGGCGGAGGAATATGCCGCCTAG